The following are encoded in a window of Bacteroidales bacterium genomic DNA:
- a CDS encoding PD40 domain-containing protein has product MSKNIIINFVRIKYKQVLFLFIFFVITQHVFAQKDKLCVQIKNKKAISLFNEAVNKLNYNYHEAYLLFKKVIEIEPYYVDAYYIIADINYRNALKALTDIHEIRKLDAYYTKAEKNFLKVTCLCPSFQDYTANFYLGEFYYDSKNFSKAKEYFDVFIENSKEHPDEKRKAKTILKNINIYLNLVENPVVFNPVSINGVCTKNDEFLPLISPDGEYAFYTRRYKKITRNSYTPKIVEEFTYSIKNNNILGENNSYTYGVPMPLPFNDGRNQGAVSITIDNKVLFITICDFVQVNNRPYKNCDIYYSVFDNGNWSTIINLGNNINAYNTWEGQPSVSSDGNILYFASAREGGFGGIDIYKSIKDENGNWRKAINLGDLINTKGDDKSPFIHSDNHTLYFSSNGRYGMGGFDIYYSEFCNNEWSEPVNIGYPINTKDDDIGFIVSADGKMACFSSNKIDGVGGWDIYSFELYEDARPKDVLFVKGQLMDDKGDILTDAKVHLKNVQTSRITDGLVDKMTGKYAVAVSYKKDDEFIMTVKKKHFAFNSEYIVPSEDKFEEPAKIDFEVKPIEVGTNVKLNNIYFAFDIDTLDKKGKVVLDNFIEFLNENPTVKIKIGGHTDNIHDADYNLVLSNRRAKTVHDYLLDNDVQSKRVSYDGFGERKPIADNNTSKGRALNRRTEFIIIGK; this is encoded by the coding sequence ATGAGTAAAAACATAATAATAAATTTTGTTAGAATTAAATATAAGCAGGTTTTATTCTTGTTTATATTTTTTGTTATTACTCAACATGTTTTTGCACAAAAAGATAAATTATGTGTGCAGATAAAAAATAAAAAAGCAATAAGTCTTTTTAATGAAGCAGTTAACAAGTTAAATTATAACTATCACGAAGCTTATTTATTATTTAAAAAGGTAATTGAAATAGAACCTTATTATGTTGATGCATACTACATTATTGCAGATATAAATTACCGGAATGCACTAAAAGCATTAACAGATATTCATGAAATAAGAAAATTGGATGCTTATTATACTAAAGCTGAAAAAAACTTTCTTAAAGTTACTTGTTTATGCCCGTCATTTCAGGATTATACAGCAAATTTTTATCTTGGTGAATTTTATTACGATTCAAAGAATTTTTCAAAAGCAAAAGAATATTTTGATGTTTTTATTGAAAATAGTAAAGAACACCCTGATGAAAAAAGAAAAGCAAAAACAATATTAAAAAATATTAATATATATTTAAACTTAGTTGAAAATCCTGTTGTATTTAATCCTGTTAGTATAAATGGTGTTTGTACAAAAAATGATGAGTTTTTACCATTGATTTCTCCTGATGGTGAATATGCATTTTATACCCGTCGTTATAAAAAAATTACCAGAAATTCCTATACTCCTAAAATTGTTGAAGAGTTTACATATAGCATAAAAAATAATAATATTTTAGGCGAAAACAACTCCTATACCTATGGTGTACCAATGCCTTTACCTTTTAATGATGGAAGAAATCAAGGGGCTGTATCTATTACTATTGATAATAAAGTATTATTTATTACAATCTGTGATTTTGTGCAGGTTAATAACCGACCGTATAAAAACTGCGATATTTATTATTCTGTATTTGATAATGGAAATTGGAGCACTATAATTAATCTTGGTAATAATATTAATGCTTACAATACATGGGAGGGACAGCCATCGGTTTCATCTGATGGTAATATCCTGTATTTTGCAAGTGCAAGGGAAGGTGGATTTGGTGGAATTGATATATATAAATCAATTAAAGATGAAAATGGAAACTGGAGAAAAGCAATAAATCTGGGTGATTTAATTAATACTAAAGGTGATGATAAATCTCCTTTTATACATTCCGATAATCATACATTATATTTTTCTTCAAATGGCAGATACGGAATGGGAGGTTTTGATATTTATTATTCCGAGTTTTGTAATAATGAATGGTCAGAACCTGTAAATATAGGCTATCCCATAAATACAAAAGATGATGATATAGGTTTTATTGTTAGCGCAGATGGTAAAATGGCTTGTTTTTCATCCAACAAAATTGATGGAGTGGGAGGATGGGATATTTATTCTTTTGAATTATATGAAGATGCAAGACCAAAAGATGTTTTATTTGTTAAAGGTCAGTTAATGGATGATAAAGGCGATATATTAACAGATGCAAAAGTCCATTTGAAAAATGTTCAGACATCAAGAATAACTGATGGATTAGTAGATAAAATGACAGGAAAATATGCAGTTGCCGTTTCATATAAAAAGGATGATGAATTTATAATGACAGTCAAGAAAAAACATTTTGCTTTTAATTCTGAATATATTGTACCATCTGAAGATAAATTTGAAGAACCTGCTAAAATTGATTTCGAGGTAAAACCTATTGAAGTTGGAACTAATGTAAAACTCAATAATATCTACTTTGCTTTTGATATTGATACATTGGATAAAAAAGGAAAAGTTGTATTAGATAATTTTATTGAATTTTTAAATGAAAATCCTACTGTTAAGATAAAGATTGGCGGTCATACTGATAATATTCACGACGCTGATTATAATTTAGTTCTATCGAATCGCAGAGCAAAAACAGTTCACGATTATTTACTGGATAATGATGTTCAGAGCAAGCGTGTATCTTACGATGGATTTGGGGAAAGAAAGCCGATTGCTGATAATAATACATCAAAAGGGAGAGCTCTTAACAGAAGAACAGAATTTATAATTATTGGAAAATAA
- a CDS encoding SPASM domain-containing protein → MKPSKFNIYIKRPDNETLIFNSFSDSRVIVDEELLNIIKNCEQLTDKSRMSQLLELKELGILTESKMNEDKEIEYWFQKMKFDSSILSATILTTFACNMKCIYCFEQGVDSNISMKQEIINNTCAWLTNRMEQLRPKELVIIFFGGEPLMNLKAVEYISKTLFLESQKQGVKLSIEIITNGILLTPKLIDFLLPFGLRKVKVTLDGDQKTHDRMRPLKVAKYKDKGTYNRILENLLKIKGKVPIFIGGNYDNISKSHIPVLLDDLKEMGFKDEIKEIAFKPILGFPNHEKNSIHKIDACTFSETNVDDLYWLVQETEKRGFKPMKKIALGPCEAVRENSFTIDPSGKIYKCSAMVGREEYSVGNVNKDWENSSFNSVNVSFMTSDAWKNCLNCKFLPLCGGGCRLGALMQKGNLDDISCEKEYFEKVLNKLIISEI, encoded by the coding sequence ATGAAACCTTCAAAATTTAACATCTACATTAAACGTCCAGACAATGAAACTCTAATTTTTAATTCGTTTTCAGATTCAAGGGTTATCGTAGATGAAGAGTTATTAAACATTATTAAGAACTGTGAACAATTAACCGACAAGAGTAGAATGAGTCAATTATTAGAATTAAAAGAGTTAGGTATTTTGACTGAATCTAAGATGAATGAAGATAAAGAAATTGAGTATTGGTTTCAAAAAATGAAATTTGATTCTTCTATATTAAGTGCGACAATATTAACTACGTTTGCTTGTAATATGAAATGCATCTATTGTTTTGAACAGGGTGTAGATTCAAATATATCAATGAAGCAAGAGATAATTAACAATACCTGTGCTTGGTTAACAAACAGAATGGAGCAATTACGCCCCAAAGAACTTGTCATTATCTTTTTTGGAGGAGAACCATTGATGAATTTGAAGGCAGTAGAATATATAAGTAAAACTCTATTCCTTGAATCCCAAAAGCAAGGTGTTAAATTAAGTATAGAAATAATAACAAATGGAATTCTTTTAACTCCCAAACTAATTGATTTTTTATTGCCTTTCGGTTTAAGAAAAGTAAAAGTAACATTGGATGGTGACCAAAAGACACATGATAGAATGCGACCCCTTAAAGTAGCCAAGTATAAGGATAAAGGAACGTATAATAGAATTTTAGAAAACCTTTTAAAAATAAAAGGGAAGGTGCCAATTTTTATTGGCGGAAATTATGACAACATTAGTAAATCCCACATCCCAGTTCTTCTTGATGATTTAAAAGAAATGGGATTTAAAGATGAAATAAAAGAAATTGCATTTAAACCAATTTTAGGATTCCCTAATCATGAAAAGAATTCAATTCATAAAATAGATGCTTGTACTTTTTCGGAAACCAATGTGGATGATCTTTATTGGTTAGTTCAAGAGACAGAAAAAAGAGGATTTAAACCAATGAAAAAGATTGCACTTGGACCCTGTGAAGCGGTTAGAGAAAATTCATTTACTATTGACCCTTCAGGAAAAATATATAAGTGTTCTGCTATGGTAGGGAGAGAAGAATATTCTGTAGGCAATGTTAATAAAGATTGGGAAAACTCAAGTTTCAATTCTGTAAATGTGTCATTTATGACATCTGATGCTTGGAAAAACTGCTTGAACTGCAAGTTTTTACCTTTATGTGGTGGAGGGTGTAGACTAGGAGCATTAATGCAAAAAGGAAATCTTGATGATATTTCTTGTGAAAAGGAATATTTTGAAAAAGTTTTAAATAAATTAATAATAAGTGAGATATAA
- a CDS encoding DUF4249 domain-containing protein, with amino-acid sequence MKNRNIIIAIALIIFASCEDVIEIDLSSIEPKLVIEATISDKQEPYTIKLTKSGDYFEPGIYPAVSNASVVISDNIGNTETLQEVENGIYQTVNMQGEIGITYTLNVLSEGIEYTAESLMPEKVNIDSLSYEFVEATPRFDEGYMVNCHFADPLETKNYYRFKTYLNGELLNSSSDIYIRDDKMFNGNEVKIPLLTEIYSFNDTITIELLSLNKETYDYFNTLINIIGGNSEGGPMGGGGPMAGSTPANPETNLSNGAMGYFGAFTVSSETIIIK; translated from the coding sequence ATGAAAAACAGAAATATAATAATAGCAATAGCACTTATAATTTTTGCATCATGCGAAGATGTTATTGAAATTGATTTAAGTAGTATTGAGCCTAAATTGGTTATTGAAGCTACAATTTCCGATAAACAGGAGCCATATACTATAAAACTTACTAAATCGGGCGATTATTTTGAGCCGGGAATTTATCCTGCTGTTTCAAATGCAAGCGTAGTTATTTCAGATAATATAGGAAATACAGAAACTTTACAGGAAGTAGAAAACGGTATTTACCAGACTGTTAATATGCAAGGTGAGATTGGTATAACTTATACACTCAATGTTTTATCTGAAGGCATTGAATATACGGCAGAATCATTAATGCCCGAAAAAGTAAATATTGATTCTTTAAGTTATGAATTTGTTGAAGCTACACCTCGTTTCGATGAAGGTTATATGGTAAATTGCCATTTTGCTGACCCGCTGGAAACAAAGAATTATTATCGTTTTAAAACATATTTAAACGGAGAATTACTAAATAGTAGTAGTGATATTTATATAAGAGATGATAAGATGTTTAATGGCAATGAAGTTAAAATACCTTTACTTACAGAAATATACTCATTTAATGATACAATAACTATTGAACTATTATCACTTAATAAAGAAACTTATGATTACTTTAATACTCTTATTAATATCATAGGTGGAAACTCAGAAGGAGGGCCTATGGGTGGAGGAGGCCCAATGGCAGGCTCAACACCTGCTAATCCCGAAACCAATTTAAGCAATGGAGCTATGGGATATTTTGGTGCTTTTACTGTTAGTTCTGAAACTATAATTATTAAATAG
- a CDS encoding cupin domain-containing protein produces MKITDLSNANKVPFDLDGKIMFSDKNLEIIHLHLKPGELLAKHNNPFDVIFYVLAGQGILKIENEKKIIRANSCIEVKSGLQRSWENNSNDSLMILVIKVWSMLPT; encoded by the coding sequence ATGAAAATCACCGATTTATCTAATGCCAATAAAGTTCCGTTTGACTTAGACGGTAAAATAATGTTTAGTGATAAAAACCTTGAAATTATTCATTTACACCTTAAACCCGGTGAATTACTTGCAAAACACAATAATCCATTTGATGTTATTTTTTATGTATTAGCGGGACAGGGTATTCTTAAAATTGAAAACGAAAAAAAAATAATACGTGCAAATAGTTGTATTGAAGTAAAATCAGGATTACAAAGAAGTTGGGAAAACAATAGCAATGATTCACTAATGATTTTAGTGATTAAAGTGTGGAGCATGCTCCCTACTTAG
- a CDS encoding tetratricopeptide repeat protein — protein sequence MLNQYFNKRSFWLLAIIILTIITYLPTFENEFINYWDNPEYSYIHENQLIKELSFTRIIEYFTQQYDGHYHPLTLVSLAIDYKIGGLSPWQYHFSNLLLHILNLILVYLLILKLTNKSEIALVVAALFAINPLQVESIAWLSERKTLLYAFFFLLSLLSYINYLKKNNIRYYYYALVLFIISLLSKAQAITLSVTIIAIDYYYDRNLISKKVILEKIPFLVLSGLFTIFANIAQRQTQPIDNDPFSFIERAIFASYSFIIYIVKLLIPFKLSAYYPYPLKINGHIPFEYCIYILPVLLIIFMFFYLLKRNKLFVFGILFFTINIFLLLKIFQIPYGTYIMADRYVYIPSIGLFLILAYMLLWLKEKFYKHKLWLFFITILYILFLSTSAFNRCKIWKNDFTFYNDLIKKYPKLHTGWGNRGKAKKQNGNYLGAIEDFSMVIKLQPNFSNAYINRGIVYGITGNLHKSLEDFNRAIEIDPKNAQAFSNRGVAKMNITDFEGALFDFNKAIEINQNYVDAYINKGLLMLNLKNYETAIDNFNSAIKIAPENSNSKKIIRLRDKTIKLLNNDVEQ from the coding sequence ATGTTAAATCAGTATTTTAATAAACGCTCATTTTGGTTGCTTGCAATAATAATATTAACAATTATTACATACTTACCTACATTTGAAAACGAATTCATAAATTATTGGGATAACCCTGAATATAGCTACATCCATGAAAATCAATTAATTAAAGAGCTGTCTTTTACAAGAATTATTGAATATTTTACACAACAATATGATGGTCATTATCATCCCTTAACTCTTGTTTCTTTAGCAATTGATTATAAAATCGGAGGACTAAGTCCATGGCAATACCATTTTAGTAATTTATTACTTCATATTTTAAATTTAATACTTGTTTATTTGTTGATATTAAAATTGACAAATAAAAGCGAAATAGCATTAGTGGTTGCTGCTCTATTTGCAATAAATCCATTACAAGTTGAATCAATTGCCTGGTTATCAGAAAGAAAAACTTTGCTATATGCTTTCTTTTTTTTGTTATCCCTACTTTCATATATTAATTATTTAAAAAAGAATAATATCAGGTACTATTATTATGCTTTGGTTTTGTTTATTATATCATTATTGTCTAAAGCTCAGGCAATTACATTATCAGTAACTATAATAGCAATAGATTATTATTATGATAGAAACCTTATTAGCAAAAAGGTAATTCTTGAAAAAATCCCGTTTTTAGTTTTATCGGGCTTATTTACAATATTCGCAAATATTGCACAAAGACAGACCCAACCAATTGATAATGACCCATTTAGTTTTATTGAAAGAGCTATATTTGCCTCTTATAGCTTCATAATTTATATAGTAAAATTATTAATTCCTTTTAAATTGTCGGCTTATTATCCTTATCCGCTAAAAATTAATGGTCATATCCCTTTTGAATATTGTATTTATATATTACCTGTATTACTGATTATTTTTATGTTTTTTTATTTATTAAAGCGTAATAAATTATTTGTTTTTGGAATATTATTTTTTACAATTAACATTTTCTTATTATTAAAGATATTTCAAATACCTTATGGTACATATATTATGGCTGACAGGTATGTTTACATACCTTCAATAGGATTATTTTTAATTTTAGCATATATGTTGTTATGGTTGAAAGAGAAATTTTATAAACATAAATTATGGCTCTTTTTTATTACAATTTTGTATATATTATTTTTGAGTACATCTGCTTTTAACAGATGTAAAATCTGGAAAAACGATTTTACTTTTTATAATGATTTAATAAAAAAATATCCCAAATTACATACAGGGTGGGGGAATAGGGGCAAAGCTAAAAAACAAAACGGTAACTATCTTGGAGCAATAGAAGATTTTAGTATGGTAATTAAGCTGCAACCAAATTTCTCTAATGCATATATTAATCGTGGAATTGTATATGGAATTACAGGCAACTTGCATAAATCATTAGAAGATTTTAACAGAGCAATTGAAATTGACCCAAAAAATGCACAGGCATTTTCAAATCGCGGCGTTGCAAAAATGAATATCACCGATTTTGAAGGAGCATTATTTGATTTTAATAAAGCAATTGAAATAAATCAAAACTATGTTGATGCGTATATTAACAAGGGCTTGTTAATGCTTAATCTAAAAAATTATGAAACTGCTATTGATAATTTTAATTCAGCAATAAAAATTGCTCCTGAAAATAGTAATAGTAAAAAAATTATCAGACTGAGAGATAAAACAATTAAATTGTTGAATAATGATGTAGAACAATAA
- a CDS encoding AsmA family protein: MKKLFKILAIVIVVIFALLFTIPYLFKDKIFNIVKEEINNNLNAKVEFADFSLSFFKKFPNLNVELKELSVVGVDEFEQDTLVSFNSFSVQVDVLSLMGDQIKVKGIILDQPRLSAVVLKDGKANWDIMKETGEEEVDVDTVSSGETKFNIGLKKFLIKNANIKYDDKTLGVKTEINDLNFDLKGDFTQDITILNILTTMKSLTVVYGGVKYLSNANIELIVDLDADLVNSKFTFKENVFKLNALVFAFDGFVEMPNDDINMDITLDFKETKFKDLLSLIPAIFMTDFEELQTSGKIALNGFAKGTYNENSLPVFDLNLIVDNAMFKYPDLPKSVDNINIDVKVSNQTGVDDDTKIDINLFHFELAQNPVDINLHLTTPVSDPGIKAYIKGEIDFNSFKDVIPVEDMNIAGIITADINFDGNLSTIENEEYEEFNAGGEIKLTAFEFKTSDFPEAIKIPKSVFIFSPQYLNLESFYMKIGESDFNLSGKIENYLPYVLKDGTIHGDFKFISSLINVNEFMLEEEEETVQEEEQVETDTVLMEIVEIPDNIDFKLTSELNKIIYDDLEITNINGLIIIKDNKVLLDNLLMNMLDGSIIMTGGYSTQNITEPLIDFDMDIKDFDISKTYSTFNTVKELAPGAKNFTGKFSTTMTLQSPLDKHMEPVLDKVYGKGILKTKNLVIENSKLLMKIGDALKSPKYEKVSVSDVNVSFTIEDGRITLEPFDTKIASANVTMFGSQGIDQTMDYTMAMKMPRSDFGGAANNVLNNLSSDAKNKGMDIELGDEVKIDVLVGGTVSDPKVTLNLADTKSKVADKAKEEVTKKAKEEAQKLIAEAKAKADKIMAEAEKNAKNIKSAAKTAGDKIIKEADANGKNLIKKAGSNPLKKKAAQETAKKMNREAKKKADNLNKEADKKSNAVLAKARQQADKIIKDAEDRAK, from the coding sequence ATGAAAAAATTATTTAAAATCCTTGCCATTGTTATTGTTGTAATATTTGCACTGTTATTTACTATTCCTTATTTATTTAAGGATAAAATTTTTAATATAGTAAAGGAAGAAATTAATAATAATCTGAACGCAAAAGTTGAGTTTGCTGATTTTAGCTTGAGTTTCTTTAAAAAATTCCCAAACCTTAATGTTGAACTTAAAGAATTATCGGTAGTTGGAGTTGATGAATTTGAACAAGATACTTTAGTTTCATTTAATTCATTTTCGGTGCAGGTTGATGTTTTGAGTCTTATGGGAGACCAGATAAAAGTTAAAGGTATAATATTAGACCAGCCAAGACTATCCGCCGTAGTGCTTAAAGACGGAAAAGCCAATTGGGATATAATGAAAGAAACCGGCGAAGAAGAGGTTGATGTTGATACTGTTTCAAGTGGTGAAACAAAATTTAATATAGGCTTGAAAAAATTTCTTATTAAAAATGCAAACATAAAATATGATGATAAAACATTGGGTGTTAAAACAGAAATTAATGATTTGAATTTTGACCTTAAAGGAGATTTTACACAGGATATTACAATTTTAAATATACTTACTACAATGAAATCTTTAACTGTAGTATATGGTGGTGTGAAATATTTATCAAATGCCAATATCGAGCTAATCGTTGATTTGGATGCAGACCTTGTTAATTCAAAATTCACTTTCAAAGAAAATGTTTTTAAACTTAATGCTCTTGTTTTTGCTTTTGATGGATTTGTTGAAATGCCGAATGATGATATAAATATGGATATTACATTAGATTTTAAAGAAACTAAATTTAAAGACCTGCTTTCGCTTATACCTGCAATATTTATGACAGATTTTGAAGAATTACAAACAAGTGGTAAAATTGCCCTTAATGGTTTTGCAAAAGGAACATATAATGAAAATTCGCTGCCTGTTTTTGATTTGAATTTAATAGTTGATAATGCAATGTTTAAATATCCTGATTTACCAAAATCAGTAGATAACATTAATATAGATGTAAAAGTATCGAATCAGACAGGAGTGGATGATGATACAAAAATCGATATTAATCTTTTTCATTTTGAACTTGCTCAAAATCCTGTAGATATCAACTTACATCTTACTACACCTGTATCTGACCCTGGAATTAAAGCTTATATAAAAGGTGAAATTGATTTTAATAGTTTTAAAGATGTTATTCCTGTTGAAGATATGAACATTGCTGGAATCATAACTGCCGATATTAATTTTGACGGTAATCTTTCAACAATAGAAAACGAAGAGTATGAAGAATTTAATGCAGGGGGAGAAATAAAATTAACAGCCTTTGAATTTAAAACTTCCGATTTTCCTGAAGCCATTAAAATACCTAAATCAGTATTTATTTTTTCACCACAATATTTGAATTTAGAATCATTTTATATGAAAATCGGGGAAAGCGATTTTAATTTAAGTGGAAAAATTGAAAATTACCTTCCTTATGTATTGAAAGATGGAACAATTCACGGTGATTTCAAATTTATTTCAAGCTTGATAAATGTAAATGAGTTTATGCTCGAAGAAGAAGAAGAAACTGTACAGGAAGAAGAACAAGTTGAAACAGATACTGTTCTAATGGAAATTGTTGAAATTCCTGATAATATTGATTTTAAACTCACTTCTGAACTGAATAAAATTATTTATGATGATTTGGAAATTACTAATATTAACGGATTAATTATAATAAAGGATAACAAAGTTCTATTAGATAATTTGTTAATGAATATGCTTGATGGTTCAATTATTATGACAGGAGGATATTCAACACAAAACATTACCGAACCTTTAATTGATTTTGATATGGATATTAAAGATTTTGATATATCAAAAACATATTCAACTTTTAATACAGTCAAGGAATTAGCCCCGGGTGCTAAGAATTTTACAGGTAAATTTTCAACTACAATGACCTTACAAAGTCCTTTGGATAAACACATGGAACCTGTTCTTGATAAAGTTTATGGTAAAGGAATTTTAAAAACAAAAAATTTAGTTATTGAAAATTCAAAATTATTAATGAAAATTGGTGATGCTTTAAAATCGCCAAAATATGAAAAGGTATCTGTAAGTGATGTAAATGTATCGTTTACTATTGAAGATGGCAGAATAACTCTTGAACCATTTGACACAAAAATAGCAAGTGCAAATGTTACAATGTTTGGTTCACAAGGAATTGACCAGACTATGGATTATACAATGGCTATGAAAATGCCGCGTTCTGATTTTGGAGGAGCAGCAAATAATGTTCTGAATAATTTATCATCAGATGCAAAAAACAAAGGAATGGATATTGAATTAGGTGATGAAGTTAAAATTGATGTACTTGTTGGAGGAACTGTTTCTGACCCTAAAGTTACTTTAAACCTGGCTGATACAAAAAGTAAAGTTGCTGATAAAGCAAAAGAGGAGGTTACCAAAAAAGCAAAAGAAGAAGCACAAAAATTAATTGCAGAGGCAAAAGCAAAAGCCGATAAAATTATGGCAGAAGCTGAAAAAAATGCTAAAAATATTAAATCTGCTGCTAAAACAGCCGGTGATAAAATAATAAAGGAAGCTGATGCGAACGGTAAAAATCTAATAAAAAAAGCAGGAAGCAATCCATTAAAGAAAAAAGCAGCACAGGAAACAGCAAAAAAAATGAATCGGGAAGCAAAGAAAAAAGCTGATAACCTAAATAAAGAAGCTGATAAAAAATCAAATGCTGTTCTTGCAAAAGCAAGGCAACAAGCTGATAAAATAATTAAAGATGCTGAGGATAGGGCTAAATAG
- a CDS encoding PD40 domain-containing protein, which translates to MNNKIFISFFILSLFFTMCQTHDLEETDSDFPVVKGPYLGQNPPDTIPELFAPGIISTGMNNRDIAITPNGKEIYFCINMGNFSYSTILFTKQVNGKWTEPEVASFASVPGYMNIEPCISPDGKKFYFVSDRPDKNAGETEGESDIWVMDRNGDSWSEPYNLGEPVCTEHAEFFPSVTKDGTLYFTRQIKGEQTDNIYRSRLVNGKYTEPEKLGKEINCGISQFNAFIAPDESYIIVPAWGREDSYGGVDYYIVFRNEDDTWSEPINMGEEINNKQGAEWSPYVSPDRKYFFFMSSRINIKRDTSLTKLSYSYLKKLYNEPQNGNADIYWVDAVIIDKLKEKHQKAENK; encoded by the coding sequence ATGAACAATAAAATTTTTATTTCATTTTTCATTTTATCATTATTTTTTACTATGTGTCAAACACATGATTTGGAAGAAACTGATTCGGATTTCCCTGTTGTGAAGGGACCATATCTTGGACAAAATCCACCGGATACAATTCCTGAACTTTTTGCTCCCGGAATAATATCTACAGGAATGAATAACCGCGATATTGCAATAACTCCAAATGGAAAAGAAATTTATTTTTGTATCAATATGGGAAATTTTTCATACTCGACAATCCTGTTTACTAAGCAGGTTAATGGGAAATGGACAGAACCTGAAGTTGCATCATTTGCTTCAGTGCCAGGATATATGAATATTGAACCATGTATTTCTCCCGATGGAAAGAAATTTTACTTTGTTTCTGATAGACCCGATAAAAATGCAGGAGAAACAGAAGGCGAATCTGACATTTGGGTAATGGACAGAAATGGTGATTCATGGAGTGAACCTTATAATCTTGGTGAACCCGTATGTACAGAACATGCAGAGTTTTTTCCATCAGTAACAAAAGACGGAACCTTGTATTTTACACGTCAAATTAAAGGTGAACAAACAGACAATATATATCGTTCACGATTAGTCAATGGTAAATATACCGAACCAGAAAAGTTAGGCAAGGAAATAAATTGTGGAATAAGTCAATTTAACGCTTTTATTGCTCCTGATGAAAGTTATATTATTGTTCCCGCATGGGGAAGAGAAGACAGTTACGGAGGTGTTGATTATTATATTGTTTTTCGTAATGAAGATGATACATGGAGCGAACCTATAAATATGGGTGAAGAAATTAACAACAAACAAGGAGCAGAATGGAGTCCTTATGTTTCACCTGATAGAAAATATTTCTTTTTTATGTCATCACGAATAAATATCAAGCGGGATACTTCACTCACAAAATTGTCATATAGTTATCTGAAAAAGCTATACAATGAACCACAAAACGGCAATGCTGATATTTATTGGGTTGATGCGGTAATTATTGACAAGCTTAAAGAGAAACACCAAAAGGCAGAAAATAAATAG
- the rplS gene encoding 50S ribosomal protein L19 — protein sequence MDLMKIVEQGHASEKKHPEFKSGDTITVHYKIREGSKERIQMFKGVVIQRKGSGITETFTVRKMSGNIGVERIIPIHSPSIDKIEINKKGSVRRARIFYLRGLTGKKARIKEKRF from the coding sequence ATGGATTTAATGAAAATTGTTGAACAAGGACATGCCTCAGAAAAGAAGCATCCTGAATTTAAAAGCGGTGATACAATTACTGTACATTATAAAATCAGAGAAGGAAGTAAAGAAAGAATACAGATGTTTAAAGGTGTTGTAATTCAACGCAAAGGCAGTGGAATAACAGAAACTTTTACAGTAAGAAAAATGTCAGGAAATATAGGTGTTGAACGAATTATTCCTATACATTCTCCTTCTATTGATAAAATAGAAATAAATAAAAAAGGAAGCGTAAGAAGAGCCAGAATATTTTATCTACGTGGTCTTACAGGTAAAAAAGCACGAATCAAAGAAAAAAGATTCTAA